From the Armatimonadota bacterium genome, one window contains:
- the coxB gene encoding cytochrome c oxidase subunit II, whose protein sequence is MENFPMQPPQASEHAEAYDALFMAIAGLTILFTVIVGIMVLFFAIRYRSDKKIDRKNPMSHNIKLEMTWIIIPTILGLGIFVWSTLNFIKVRTMPEDATEIYVIGKQWMWHIQHMNGIREIGELHIPIGKPVKLTMISQDVIHSMYLPAFRTQFHVVPGIYTELAFTPTKTGRYRMLCAMHCGTQHSEMVGWVYVMSEVDYNRWLETDGNSLKPQGETMPEAGARIFKEKGCGNCHTNVDTDRAPTLLALMGRQRSFNNAAPRIADRSYVRESITEPWDIITQGYTNTMPAYRGELTEEQILDLVAYIQSLGRPAPDGEREKFERPGPPSATGSSAPDTVTDIANARKSAGDAQSRRTEDQR, encoded by the coding sequence CACGGTTATCGTCGGGATCATGGTTCTCTTCTTCGCGATCCGGTACCGGTCGGACAAAAAGATCGACCGGAAGAACCCGATGTCCCACAACATCAAGCTGGAGATGACCTGGATCATCATCCCGACGATCTTGGGCTTGGGGATATTCGTTTGGAGCACGCTGAACTTCATCAAGGTCAGAACGATGCCGGAGGACGCAACCGAGATATATGTGATCGGCAAACAGTGGATGTGGCACATCCAGCACATGAACGGAATCCGCGAAATCGGCGAGCTGCACATTCCGATCGGCAAGCCGGTCAAGTTGACGATGATCTCACAAGACGTCATTCACTCGATGTACCTCCCGGCGTTTCGGACTCAGTTCCACGTCGTGCCAGGCATATACACAGAGCTGGCCTTTACTCCCACGAAGACAGGCCGGTACAGAATGCTCTGCGCGATGCACTGCGGCACTCAGCATTCAGAAATGGTCGGCTGGGTGTACGTGATGAGCGAGGTCGACTACAACCGGTGGCTAGAAACGGACGGCAACAGCCTCAAGCCGCAAGGCGAAACGATGCCAGAGGCCGGTGCTCGGATCTTCAAAGAGAAGGGATGTGGCAACTGTCATACAAACGTCGACACTGATCGTGCTCCGACGCTGCTCGCGCTGATGGGACGACAGCGGTCCTTCAACAACGCCGCTCCTCGCATCGCCGATCGGTCCTACGTTCGAGAGTCGATCACGGAACCGTGGGACATCATCACGCAGGGATACACCAACACGATGCCAGCGTATCGCGGCGAGCTGACCGAAGAGCAAATCCTCGATTTGGTTGCCTACATACAGTCGCTCGGAAGACCGGCTCCCGACGGCGAGCGAGAGAAATTCGAGCGCCCCGGCCCGCCTTCCGCAACTGGATCCAGTGCGCCCGACACGGTAACCGATATCGCGAACGCCCGAAAATCCGCCGGCGATGCTCAGAGTAGGCGCACGGAGGACCAGCGATGA